The sequence below is a genomic window from Geothermobacter ehrlichii.
TGCGCCGACCGGCGAGTATCACCTGGGGATGGTAGCCGATACTCTCGGCCTTGTGGGTCAGATAGTAGGGGTCGACCCCGATGCAGTGACCGCCGACCAGGCCGGGGGTGAAAGGGAGAAAGTTCCACTTGGTGCCGGCAGCGGCCAGAACCTCACGGGTGGAAATGCCCAGCCTGTCGAAGATGATCGCCAGTTCGTTCATCAGGGCGATGTTGAGATCACGCTGGGTGTTCTCGATCACCTTGGCCGCTTCGGCGACTTTGATGCTGGAGGCCCGATGAACCCCGGCGGTGACGATCAGCTCGTAGACGGCAGCGACCGTCTCCAGGGTCTCGGCATCCTGCCCGGAGACGACCTTGACGATCTTGTCAACGGTGTGAACCTTGTCGCCAGGGTTGATGCGCTCCGGCGAGTAACCGACCTTGAAATCGACCCCGCATTGCAGACCGGATTCGGCTTCGAGAATCGGCACCGCCACCTCTTCGGTGACACCGGGATAGACGGTCGACTCGTAAACGACGATGCTGCCTCTGGCGAGATTCTGCCCGATGGTGCGACTGGCCTCTTCGATCGGCCGCAGATCGGGCTTTTTGTTACCGTCTATGGGCGTGGGGACGGGGACGATGACAAAACGCGCCTCGGCCAGCCGCGCCGGATCGTCGGTGTAATCGATGCGGGTAGCGGCAAGCTGCTCGCTGGAAAGCTCGCCGGTCATATCCAGACCGTCACGCAGCTGGTTGAGCTTGCGACGGTCGATGTCGAACCCGATCACATCGAGCTTGTGCCCAAAAGCAGCCGCCAGCGGCAGGCCGACATAGCCGAGACCGACAACGGCGATTTTGCCCCGGCGCTGAATAATGGAGTCGAAGGTTACCATGACAGTCCTACATTGCAGGGCACGAATGTCGGATGACAGAGTGAGCGGTCAAAACGAGACAACCTTGCCAACCTCTCCGCTGTGCGCTTCCGCCTCCCGCTCCAGGTAATAGCGCAACGCCTTTTTCTGGATGCAATTGCTCAGGTAGCTATAGACCGCTTCGCGGCCGCAGTGGGAATGGCCGTCTTTTTCACTGCCATGAACGCAATGACTGCAGACGTTCAGGTACATAGCCCCCTCCTGTTTTACTGAGCTGCCAATGGCCACCGATTAACGCAAGGCAGAAACTCAAGTCTCGAAAAAAAGCACAATGCTCTTGTTACCTTTATCAGCGCGCATCAGCGTGCATCTACGGTTAACCAGTTTCTCTGCACAGATTCCAGCGGTTACAGGGCGCCTAGTGTAGGTTCAAAATCTCAAAAAAATCTCAAATCCAGACAAACAGACCACAACCATTTGAAAAGCCCGCTTTTTAGCGGGGCTGCACTTATCCAGCATGAGGCATATACTCATGGTGAGATCGAAAGTCCTAACCATCGACGGACCTCATACCGTGCTGCCGACCCTTGATTGCGAACATCGACCACGATGTACACATCCCCTGTACACATCCCCGGCAACACTCGGAGCCCAGGTCAGGCTGCTGTTCACCGAATAGGCTTGCAACTCGGTCAAGGTTCCATTCTCGTACAGCTGGAACCGGTATTCGTAACTACCGCTGCCACCACTGGCACTGGCCGTTACAATAACGCTCTGACCAACCTGCACCGACTGGGACTCAGCTGTGCAGTTACGCTCGAAACCGGCACCGCCCCCACCGTCAAATCCACCCCGGTGATCGTCTCACCGGCATCTATCTGATTGTTACCGTCGATGGTGAGAGTCAGCAGCTGCTCGGGACCGCGATCGCCGGTGGCGGGGTCCTGGGCGTAGATGCGCCAGTCGCCGCCGAGCAGAGGCAGGCGGAAGTGGCCGTTGGCGTCGGCGATGTCGATGATGGTGAAGTCGCCGACGACCGGAGCGCTGCCGTTTTGCGCGTTGCTGCTGGCGAAGCCGAGCAGATCTCCGCTAGCCGGATCTTCGATCCAGACCACCGCTCCGGCAACGGGCGCATTTCCGGTGTCGTTCACCGTGACGGTCAGGATCGCCGCCGGCTGTGCCGTCGACGCATTCACCTGCAGCGGCGGGGTTTCGCTGGCGCCGATGGCCAGAGCGGGCAGAACGGTCAACAGGACCAGCAGTATCGAAATCAGGACAATAAAAAGGCGTGTCATGGTCTCCTCCCTGTGAGACTCGGCACGGACTCTCGATCGAATAGAACAAGAAAGTGGGACAACCCTGTGAATTTAATGCACCGACGGGAAACTTCGTGGCAGAAGTGGACGTGTGGCAGGTCAGGGGGAAACGCCTCCCGCAGGCCAAACCGCCCCAATACAAAAACAGCGGTTTATCAAGATGGTGGCATTGTAATGCCAAGATCTCAAAAAAATCTCAAATTTTCCCGGGGAATCGGGAAAAAAGAAAAAAAAGGGGTAAAAAAAATGGTGGCAGGTAGCAGGTGGCGGATTTGGCCTTCGCCGCCTCCCTCGCGTTCATCTGCGGCTAAAACCAAAACCGGCGGGTCGCGCCCCGCCAGGCGCCACCCTTTTTTCAACGCGAAAAAAGGATGCAAAAACGCTGGTTTTTATTTCTGGAGCAAAGGTTCGTTGCCTCTTTTGCCCGGACAGCCAAATGAGAACTGTCCGCTCTTCGTGGCAACAGGAAAAGCATCGATCCCGGGCTCGCTGCGCTCACACGGGCCAAACGGTTCGGTTCGGAGCTGCGCACAATGAACCGTTCCTTCTGGTAAGCACCGTTCCCGTCGAGGCTGCAGCGGACCAACCTGGCCCATCGAGCGGTTTGCCGCTCGTTGGGGAGATTTTTCTGTGAGCCCGAAGAGCCGGCGTTCCGGGTTGAGCCGACGTTGTAACGACCCACCGACCCCTCGCAACAGCAATGCCCGCCGCAAGCGTAGGGCCCTTTTCTGCGTCCTCTTTTGGGCCGGCAAAAGAGGACGGCGTCGTCCGGGGCCGCAACCCCGGACCAACCTCATCCGACCGCAAGGTCGCAAACCATCAAAAGCAAAACCGGCGGGTCGCGCCCCGCCAGGC
It includes:
- a CDS encoding nucleotide sugar dehydrogenase → MVTFDSIIQRRGKIAVVGLGYVGLPLAAAFGHKLDVIGFDIDRRKLNQLRDGLDMTGELSSEQLAATRIDYTDDPARLAEARFVIVPVPTPIDGNKKPDLRPIEEASRTIGQNLARGSIVVYESTVYPGVTEEVAVPILEAESGLQCGVDFKVGYSPERINPGDKVHTVDKIVKVVSGQDAETLETVAAVYELIVTAGVHRASSIKVAEAAKVIENTQRDLNIALMNELAIIFDRLGISTREVLAAAGTKWNFLPFTPGLVGGHCIGVDPYYLTHKAESIGYHPQVILAGRRINDGMGKFVAEQMVKKLIRADKTVKGARVLVLGLTFKENCHDIRNTKVVDIVAELREYGVEVLVHDPMADPGEAQHEYGLDLVDLEDIAPVDGVVWAVAHRAFADITPKQLKDLCGNGNGSGVVMDVKGVLARDEVEKVGMQYWSL